The Citrifermentans bemidjiense Bem genome window below encodes:
- a CDS encoding DegQ family serine endoprotease, protein MQAAIVARFLVLSVFLSSIFSTVAGASVLTPDFAKLAKKLKPAVVNISTSKTLAVKKRQIAPGQDPFQEYFDKFFEGPHQRPQKQRNLGTGFIISDDGYIITNNHVVKDADEIKVKLSDGREFAGDVKGRDEKLDLALVKIDAKDHLPVAPLGDSDKMEVGDWVMAIGNPFGLSQTVTAGIISAQGRVIGSGPYDDFIQTDASINPGNSGGPLFNTEGEVIGINTAIVAGGQGIGFAIPVNMAKEILPQLKSAGKVTRGWLGVSVQLVTPDLAKSFGLDTEKGALVADVVKGSPAEKAGLKGGDIILEYDGHPIKEMGELPRRVAATPVGKKVKVVVLREGRQEPLQVTVEQLKEGGEEDSAVTSDRLGVKVTELTPERAQQLRLQGDKGVVVTDVEPDSLADRAGILEGDLIREINGVRVSGVSDYSKLIAAAKKGGYLKMLLRRGEASLFVALRLE, encoded by the coding sequence ATGCAGGCAGCAATCGTTGCAAGATTTCTGGTACTTAGCGTATTTCTCTCCTCCATTTTCTCGACCGTCGCGGGCGCCTCGGTGCTTACTCCCGACTTCGCCAAGCTGGCGAAGAAGCTGAAGCCCGCGGTGGTCAACATCAGCACCTCAAAGACCCTAGCGGTGAAGAAGCGGCAGATCGCCCCAGGGCAAGACCCTTTCCAGGAATACTTCGACAAATTTTTCGAGGGGCCGCACCAGCGTCCGCAAAAGCAGAGGAACCTGGGGACCGGCTTCATCATCAGCGACGACGGCTACATCATCACCAACAACCACGTGGTGAAGGATGCCGACGAGATCAAGGTGAAGCTCTCCGACGGCAGGGAGTTCGCGGGCGATGTCAAGGGGCGCGACGAAAAGCTGGACCTTGCCCTGGTGAAGATCGACGCCAAGGATCACCTCCCCGTGGCGCCTTTGGGGGACAGCGACAAGATGGAAGTGGGGGACTGGGTGATGGCTATCGGCAACCCCTTCGGGCTCTCCCAGACCGTGACGGCAGGGATCATCAGCGCCCAGGGGCGCGTGATCGGTTCCGGCCCGTATGACGACTTCATCCAGACCGACGCCTCCATCAACCCCGGCAACTCGGGGGGGCCGCTCTTCAACACCGAAGGGGAGGTGATCGGCATAAATACGGCGATCGTCGCCGGCGGCCAGGGGATAGGATTCGCCATACCGGTCAACATGGCGAAGGAGATCCTCCCGCAGCTGAAGTCTGCGGGCAAGGTGACCCGCGGCTGGCTCGGCGTTTCGGTGCAGCTGGTGACCCCGGATCTCGCCAAATCCTTCGGGCTCGACACCGAGAAGGGGGCGCTGGTTGCCGACGTGGTGAAAGGCAGCCCCGCGGAGAAGGCGGGCCTCAAGGGGGGCGACATCATCCTCGAGTACGACGGGCATCCCATCAAGGAGATGGGGGAGCTTCCGCGCCGCGTAGCCGCCACCCCGGTAGGAAAGAAGGTGAAAGTGGTGGTGCTGCGCGAGGGGCGTCAAGAGCCGCTGCAGGTGACCGTCGAGCAGCTGAAGGAGGGCGGCGAGGAGGATAGTGCGGTCACCAGCGACCGGCTCGGGGTGAAGGTGACGGAGCTTACCCCGGAGCGCGCGCAGCAGTTGCGGCTGCAGGGGGACAAAGGGGTCGTGGTGACCGATGTGGAGCCGGACAGCCTTGCCGACCGGGCCGGCATCCTGGAGGGGGACCTGATCAGGGAGATCAACGGAGTGCGTGTAAGCGGCGTGAGCGATTACAGCAAGTTGATCGCGGCGGCGAAGAAGGGTGGGTATCTGAAGATGCTGCTTAGGCGGGGAGAAGCCTCCCTGTTCGTCGCGCTCAGGCTGGAATAG
- a CDS encoding ribonuclease Z, which translates to MTPHFLPALVNPPFGDPGLYVDFLFARRAVLFDLGDLAPLPTRKLLRVSDICISHTHIDHFIGFDLVLRIMLGRDKEVRLYGPSGILRQVEHRLASYSWNLIQSYPTEFVLTVTELHPDGSAQRASFSSRRIFERENQQELMLPEGVVLDEGNLRIRATFLEHSIPCLAYAFEEKLHVNFMKNRLAELGLPVGPWLSEVKRAVLRGEPDDTLVYPAAAGEERPASGWTIAKLKEKVLQVVPGEKIAYVTDTAFTNENRRRIVELARDADYLFIEAVFLHVDSERARDRAHLTARQAGELAREAGVARVLPFHFSPRHLGAEAELRREVNLAFAASPLQEEESG; encoded by the coding sequence ATGACACCGCACTTCCTGCCGGCCCTGGTGAACCCTCCCTTCGGCGACCCCGGCCTCTACGTCGACTTCCTCTTCGCGCGCCGGGCCGTCCTCTTCGACCTGGGGGACCTGGCGCCGCTTCCCACGCGCAAGCTCTTGCGGGTGAGCGACATCTGCATCTCGCACACGCACATCGACCACTTCATCGGCTTCGACCTTGTGCTACGCATCATGCTGGGACGGGACAAAGAAGTGAGGCTGTACGGTCCCTCAGGCATCCTGCGGCAGGTGGAGCACCGCCTCGCGTCCTACAGCTGGAACCTGATTCAAAGCTATCCCACCGAGTTCGTCCTCACCGTCACCGAACTCCATCCCGACGGCAGCGCGCAAAGGGCAAGCTTCAGCTCCCGGCGCATCTTTGAAAGGGAAAACCAGCAGGAACTCATGCTCCCCGAGGGCGTCGTGCTGGACGAGGGGAACCTGCGCATCCGCGCCACCTTCCTGGAGCACAGCATCCCCTGCCTCGCCTATGCTTTCGAGGAAAAGCTCCACGTAAACTTCATGAAGAACCGGCTGGCCGAGCTGGGCCTGCCGGTCGGCCCCTGGCTTTCCGAAGTAAAGCGCGCGGTGCTCAGGGGAGAGCCGGACGATACCCTGGTCTATCCCGCGGCTGCGGGCGAGGAGCGCCCGGCTTCCGGCTGGACCATAGCAAAGCTGAAAGAAAAGGTGCTGCAGGTGGTGCCGGGGGAAAAGATCGCCTATGTCACCGACACCGCCTTCACCAATGAGAACCGCCGGCGCATCGTGGAGCTGGCGCGGGACGCAGACTACCTCTTCATCGAGGCGGTCTTCCTGCACGTCGACTCTGAGCGGGCGCGCGACCGTGCGCACCTGACCGCCCGGCAGGCCGGGGAGCTGGCCCGGGAGGCGGGGGTGGCGAGGGTCCTCCCCTTCCACTTCTCCCCCAGGCATTTGGGGGCCGAAGCGGAGCTTCGGCGCGAGGTTAATCTGGCGTTCGCGGCCTCCCCCCTCCAAGAGGAGGAGAGCGGGTAG
- a CDS encoding DUF507 family protein: MHISEDRISHIAHRIYDKLWRDDLADFPDERRALDAVKGAIEGFFSVMEQVDQAVRAKLASYSQAKVPGSREWEILYQKFYAEELAKRKW, translated from the coding sequence ATGCACATCAGCGAAGACCGCATTTCCCATATCGCTCACAGGATCTACGACAAGCTCTGGCGCGACGACCTCGCCGACTTCCCGGACGAGCGGCGCGCGCTGGATGCCGTCAAGGGTGCCATCGAGGGGTTCTTCTCGGTGATGGAACAGGTCGACCAGGCAGTGAGGGCGAAGCTGGCCTCCTACAGCCAGGCCAAGGTGCCCGGCAGCCGGGAATGGGAGATCCTGTACCAGAAGTTTTATGCCGAGGAGCTTGCCAAAAGGAAGTGGTGA
- a CDS encoding DUF507 family protein codes for MRLKEEQIARLAEKVLGDLERAQLVEQKQGRAAVLAGIKSAIAEDLRLEEALERDAEALLEQTLKAVGGQGIDRHKMLRMIKEKLAKERKIVL; via the coding sequence ATGCGCCTTAAGGAAGAGCAGATCGCACGCCTGGCGGAAAAGGTGCTGGGCGACCTGGAACGTGCCCAACTCGTGGAGCAAAAGCAGGGACGTGCGGCCGTATTGGCCGGCATCAAGTCGGCCATAGCCGAGGACCTGAGGCTTGAGGAGGCACTGGAGCGCGACGCCGAGGCGCTGCTTGAGCAGACCCTTAAGGCGGTCGGAGGTCAGGGGATCGACAGGCACAAGATGCTTCGAATGATCAAGGAGAAACTGGCCAAGGAACGTAAGATCGTCCTCTAA
- the groES gene encoding co-chaperone GroES has translation MNLRPLQDRIIVKRVEEATMTAGGLYIPETAKEKPQQGEVVAVGNGKRGEDGKVYPIDLKVGDKVLFGKYAGSEVKLEGEDFLIMREDDILGVVEK, from the coding sequence ATGAATCTTAGACCGCTGCAGGACCGTATCATAGTGAAGAGGGTTGAGGAAGCTACCATGACCGCCGGTGGGCTTTATATCCCGGAAACCGCCAAAGAAAAGCCGCAGCAGGGCGAAGTGGTGGCAGTTGGCAACGGGAAGAGGGGCGAGGACGGCAAGGTGTACCCGATCGACCTGAAGGTGGGTGACAAGGTGCTGTTCGGCAAGTACGCAGGAAGCGAAGTGAAGCTCGAAGGGGAGGATTTCCTCATCATGCGCGAGGACGACATCCTCGGCGTCGTCGAGAAGTAA
- a CDS encoding pyruvate, water dikinase regulatory protein: MYHVYLLSDATGETVERVARAALTQFRDVDIRLRRMGQIRNREDILRALDEVDRAPGIIFYTLVNTELAQFVRNEVEARQLEAVDLITPLLYKLAEFLEMRPQKLPGLQYEMNSEYYRRMEAVDFTVKQDDGQEPRNLHKADIVLIGVSRSSKTPLSMYLAHKGYKVANVPIIQGIDPPGELEEVEPERVVGLIIDTQRLVDIRSARLRNLRQSPRGSYADYRQVEEELAYCRRFYRAHPAWLVIDVTNKSVEESAAEILSRLHGDIRHD; encoded by the coding sequence ATGTACCATGTGTACCTTTTATCGGATGCGACGGGCGAGACGGTGGAGCGGGTGGCGCGCGCCGCGCTGACCCAGTTCAGGGACGTCGACATCCGCCTGCGCAGGATGGGGCAGATACGGAACCGGGAGGACATCCTCCGAGCGCTGGACGAGGTGGACCGGGCGCCGGGGATAATCTTTTATACGCTGGTCAACACCGAGCTGGCGCAGTTCGTCAGGAACGAAGTCGAGGCGAGGCAGTTGGAGGCGGTTGACCTCATCACGCCGCTCCTCTACAAGCTGGCGGAATTTCTTGAGATGCGGCCGCAGAAGTTGCCGGGCCTGCAGTACGAGATGAACTCGGAGTACTACCGGCGCATGGAAGCGGTGGATTTCACCGTGAAGCAGGACGATGGCCAGGAGCCGCGCAACCTGCACAAGGCGGACATCGTGCTGATCGGTGTTTCCCGCTCTTCCAAGACGCCGCTCTCCATGTATCTGGCTCACAAGGGTTACAAGGTCGCCAACGTGCCGATCATCCAGGGAATCGATCCCCCGGGCGAGTTAGAGGAAGTAGAGCCGGAGCGGGTGGTAGGGCTGATCATCGATACGCAGCGGCTGGTGGATATACGGAGCGCCCGGTTGCGCAACCTTCGCCAGAGCCCGCGCGGCAGCTACGCGGACTATCGGCAGGTGGAAGAGGAGCTGGCGTACTGCCGCAGGTTCTACCGCGCCCATCCCGCCTGGCTGGTTATAGACGTGACCAACAAGTCCGTGGAGGAGTCTGCGGCAGAAATATTAAGCAGGCTTCATGGTGATATTAGGCACGATTAG
- a CDS encoding HEAT repeat domain-containing protein — MANPGGQHEEVSKEEYASANLVMTAMVKTSKALRIYLPNNPILIGFTDDLNGKMTGHLEKYGEFTLDVEPFVLRYKGKDIYQNQDPKESMACRMFADGIRALFFLPGVESSELMAFLGVAGFELSTSDEDVVTQLWERDLPHLRYLLEEDFIEGHLEEDLTDPGSQQAAVTRVYQALAQQIPPQPRMIPKHLLMLTGEEEKWLRKARQVEARRNGLDDVVNILSAILAGVKEPVIFWDFVGIMGNLTTNMFLGGEIGQALRLIRFMDQLMKLGSTLPEQQRLLAEALAGILNLQTVQVLQETLDGSEAVTHQELKELLLIFGLPSLGAICELLGRVEKLKVRKVIIEVLVELGRENPAVFAPFLNDSRWYLVRNMVLVLSLVGTPVALDMIIKLIPHKEARIRREVLGYLERSGDLKAKAYIVKYLRDDSSALRIKALQVLAREKLPFALKPIVALTTAEEFASRELSEKKAVYEALGELGGEEMLPMFRDMLLKKFWFQKTAEKESAQLAAAGLVRMQTGQALALLQEARNSKRSGEVRDLLEQAIAALALARAKRSG; from the coding sequence ATGGCCAACCCGGGAGGGCAGCACGAAGAGGTTAGCAAGGAAGAGTACGCCTCGGCTAACCTGGTCATGACCGCCATGGTGAAGACCTCGAAAGCGCTCCGGATCTACCTGCCTAACAACCCGATACTGATCGGTTTCACGGACGACCTGAACGGCAAGATGACGGGGCACCTGGAAAAATACGGAGAGTTCACCCTCGACGTGGAACCGTTCGTCCTGCGCTACAAGGGGAAGGACATCTACCAGAACCAGGACCCCAAGGAGAGCATGGCCTGTCGCATGTTCGCGGACGGCATCAGGGCGCTGTTTTTCCTGCCGGGGGTGGAATCGAGTGAACTGATGGCATTCCTCGGGGTGGCGGGTTTCGAACTGAGCACGAGCGACGAGGACGTGGTGACCCAGCTTTGGGAGAGAGATCTCCCCCACCTGCGCTATCTACTGGAGGAGGACTTTATCGAGGGGCACCTGGAGGAGGATCTGACCGATCCGGGGTCCCAGCAGGCGGCGGTGACCAGGGTGTACCAGGCGCTGGCTCAGCAGATCCCACCCCAGCCGAGGATGATTCCCAAGCACCTGCTCATGCTGACCGGCGAAGAGGAAAAATGGCTCAGAAAGGCCCGGCAGGTCGAGGCGCGCAGAAACGGCCTCGACGACGTGGTCAACATCCTCTCCGCCATCCTGGCCGGGGTGAAGGAGCCGGTCATATTCTGGGATTTCGTCGGGATCATGGGGAACCTCACCACCAACATGTTCCTCGGCGGCGAGATCGGGCAGGCGCTGCGCCTGATCCGGTTCATGGACCAGTTGATGAAGCTGGGATCCACCCTGCCGGAGCAGCAAAGGCTTTTAGCCGAGGCCCTTGCCGGCATACTCAACCTCCAGACGGTGCAGGTACTGCAGGAGACTTTGGACGGCAGCGAGGCGGTGACGCACCAGGAGCTGAAGGAACTTCTACTTATCTTTGGCTTACCCTCGCTCGGGGCGATCTGCGAACTGCTGGGAAGGGTGGAGAAGCTCAAGGTGCGCAAGGTGATCATCGAGGTGTTGGTTGAACTGGGCCGCGAAAATCCCGCCGTGTTCGCTCCTTTCCTGAACGATTCCCGCTGGTACCTGGTACGCAATATGGTTCTCGTTCTTTCACTGGTGGGAACCCCAGTGGCCCTGGACATGATCATCAAGCTGATCCCCCACAAGGAGGCGAGGATCCGGCGCGAGGTGCTTGGCTACCTGGAGCGCTCCGGAGACCTCAAGGCTAAGGCGTACATCGTGAAGTACCTGCGGGACGACTCCAGCGCGCTTCGCATCAAGGCGCTCCAGGTCCTGGCGCGGGAGAAGCTCCCATTCGCGCTCAAGCCTATCGTTGCGCTCACCACCGCGGAAGAGTTCGCCAGTCGCGAGTTGTCGGAGAAAAAGGCGGTGTACGAGGCGTTGGGGGAACTGGGGGGCGAGGAGATGCTCCCCATGTTCAGGGATATGCTGCTGAAAAAGTTCTGGTTTCAAAAGACGGCCGAGAAGGAAAGCGCGCAGTTGGCAGCGGCAGGGCTGGTACGGATGCAGACGGGCCAGGCTTTGGCGCTTTTGCAGGAGGCGCGTAACAGCAAGCGTTCAGGCGAGGTAAGGGATCTTTTGGAGCAGGCCATCGCCGCCTTGGCTCTAGCGCGGGCTAAGAGGAGCGGTTAA
- the groL gene encoding chaperonin GroEL (60 kDa chaperone family; promotes refolding of misfolded polypeptides especially under stressful conditions; forms two stacked rings of heptamers to form a barrel-shaped 14mer; ends can be capped by GroES; misfolded proteins enter the barrel where they are refolded when GroES binds): MAAKIIKFDQEARNCILKGVNTLADAVKVTLGPKGRNVVIEKSYGAPLITKDGVTVAKEIELEDKFENMGAQLVKEVASKTSDVAGDGTTTATVLAQAIYRQGAKLVAAGHNPMEIKRGLDQAVEALVAELKNISKPIKDHKEIAQVGTISANNDKTIGDIIAEAMEKVGKEGVITVEEAKAMETTLETVEGMQFDRGYLSPYFVTDPERMEAAMDNVAILIHDKKIANMKDLLPVLEQTAKSGRPLLIIAEDIEGEALATLVVNKLRGVLNVCAVKAPGFGDRRKAMLEDIAILTGGKVISEEVGFKLENTTLDMLGQAKKITVDKDNTTIIDGYGAEADIQGRVKMIRAQIDETSSDYDREKLQERLAKLVGGVAVIKVGAATEIEMKEKKARVEDALHATRAAVDEGIVPGGGVAYLRALKVLEKLQLAPEQQFGVNVIKRALEEPIRQISQNAGVDGSIVVDKVKNGKDAFGYNAADDVYVDMIEAGIIDPTKVSRSALQNAASVAGLMMTTEAMIADKPKEEGAMPAMPGGMGGMGGMGGMM, from the coding sequence ATGGCAGCAAAGATCATCAAGTTCGACCAGGAAGCACGCAACTGCATCCTCAAAGGTGTCAACACCCTGGCAGATGCCGTTAAAGTGACCCTGGGCCCCAAAGGGCGCAACGTCGTCATCGAGAAATCCTACGGCGCGCCGCTCATCACCAAGGACGGCGTCACCGTCGCCAAGGAAATCGAGCTGGAAGACAAGTTCGAGAACATGGGCGCGCAGCTGGTGAAGGAAGTCGCTTCCAAGACCTCCGACGTAGCCGGCGACGGCACCACCACCGCAACCGTGCTGGCACAGGCGATCTACCGCCAGGGCGCCAAGCTGGTCGCGGCAGGTCACAACCCGATGGAAATCAAGCGCGGTCTGGATCAGGCTGTCGAGGCCCTGGTCGCCGAGCTGAAGAACATCTCCAAGCCGATCAAGGACCACAAGGAAATCGCGCAGGTCGGCACCATCTCCGCCAACAACGACAAGACCATCGGCGACATCATCGCCGAGGCGATGGAGAAGGTCGGCAAGGAAGGGGTCATCACCGTCGAGGAAGCCAAGGCGATGGAAACCACCCTTGAGACCGTCGAGGGTATGCAGTTCGACCGCGGCTACCTCTCCCCCTACTTCGTGACCGATCCGGAGCGCATGGAAGCCGCGATGGACAACGTCGCCATCCTGATCCACGACAAGAAGATCGCCAACATGAAGGACCTCCTCCCGGTTCTCGAGCAGACCGCCAAGTCCGGCCGTCCGCTGCTGATCATCGCCGAGGACATCGAAGGCGAAGCCCTGGCAACCCTCGTGGTCAACAAGCTGCGCGGCGTCCTTAACGTCTGCGCCGTCAAGGCCCCGGGCTTCGGCGACCGCCGCAAGGCGATGCTCGAAGACATCGCCATCCTGACCGGCGGCAAGGTGATCTCCGAGGAAGTCGGCTTCAAACTCGAGAACACCACCCTCGACATGCTGGGCCAGGCGAAGAAGATCACCGTCGACAAGGACAACACCACCATCATCGACGGCTACGGCGCCGAGGCCGACATCCAGGGCCGCGTCAAGATGATCCGCGCCCAGATCGATGAGACCTCCTCCGACTACGACCGCGAGAAGCTCCAGGAGCGCCTGGCGAAACTGGTCGGCGGCGTTGCCGTCATCAAGGTCGGTGCTGCCACCGAGATCGAGATGAAGGAGAAGAAGGCACGCGTCGAAGACGCACTGCACGCAACCCGCGCAGCGGTCGACGAGGGGATCGTCCCCGGAGGCGGCGTGGCTTACCTGCGCGCCCTGAAGGTGCTGGAAAAACTTCAGCTCGCACCGGAGCAGCAGTTCGGGGTCAACGTGATCAAGCGCGCCCTCGAAGAGCCGATCCGTCAGATCTCCCAGAACGCCGGCGTCGACGGCTCCATTGTCGTGGACAAGGTCAAAAACGGCAAGGATGCCTTCGGCTACAACGCCGCCGACGACGTCTATGTCGACATGATCGAGGCCGGCATCATCGACCCGACCAAGGTCTCCAGGAGCGCGCTGCAGAACGCCGCTTCCGTGGCAGGTCTCATGATGACCACCGAAGCAATGATCGCAGACAAACCGAAGGAAGAAGGCGCGATGCCGGCAATGCCGGGTGGCATGGGCGGCATGGGTGGCATGGGCGGCATGATGTAG
- a CDS encoding response regulator transcription factor gives MRILVVEDEKKVASFIKRGLEEEQYEVHTAADGEEGLKLALEKPFDLIVLDWMLPKKDGLSVLKELRERKNLTPILMLTAKDSVEDIVAGLDSGSDDYLTKPFAFAELLARVRALMRRSELDRGAEIRFADLRLDLVTHKVWRKDKEIDLTAKEYGLLEYFMRNPHQVLTRTMIAEHVWDYTFDSFTNIIDVYVNYLRKKIDREADKKLIHTVRGVGYILKEEE, from the coding sequence ATGAGAATTTTGGTAGTTGAAGATGAGAAGAAGGTCGCCAGCTTCATCAAGCGCGGGCTGGAGGAGGAGCAGTACGAAGTCCATACGGCCGCGGACGGAGAGGAAGGTCTCAAGCTTGCGCTCGAGAAGCCGTTCGACCTGATCGTGCTTGACTGGATGCTCCCCAAAAAGGACGGCCTTTCCGTCCTGAAGGAGCTGAGGGAGCGGAAGAACCTCACTCCGATCCTGATGCTGACCGCCAAAGATTCCGTGGAAGATATCGTGGCAGGCCTCGATTCCGGATCCGACGACTACCTGACCAAGCCGTTCGCTTTCGCCGAGCTTCTGGCCCGCGTCCGTGCGCTCATGAGGAGGAGCGAGCTCGACCGCGGTGCCGAGATCCGTTTCGCCGACCTGCGCCTCGACCTGGTTACCCACAAGGTATGGCGCAAGGATAAGGAGATCGATCTCACTGCCAAGGAGTACGGCCTGCTCGAGTACTTCATGCGCAACCCGCACCAGGTGCTGACCAGGACCATGATCGCGGAGCACGTCTGGGATTACACCTTCGACAGCTTCACCAACATCATCGATGTCTATGTCAACTACCTCAGGAAGAAGATCGACCGCGAAGCTGACAAGAAGCTGATCCACACCGTCAGGGGCGTAGGCTACATCCTGAAGGAAGAAGAATAG